A stretch of Acidobacteriota bacterium DNA encodes these proteins:
- a CDS encoding DGQHR domain-containing protein yields the protein MISVAALRMQQFGVQFYQASLTAKDIDKLVRFEVLSYGDQGASGVRGNARQSKVRWDFLERRIASSDKAYQRQIIRKKIDELVGYYDQCRQARDLPSIPGAVIISCDEALKFDAMPGEPSLGILKVPEREGILRAIDGQHRLLALHAGIEHFGDESFTVPAIIFDRLPEDHVVQMFVTINAKHTRLNPSHLVALSGRQLYRDENLAAAHDVVRALSEREDSPLFGEIKLLGVGHGRVAQAPLAQELKKLFGAEAFGSVKKTNEFRDEATRFFVNYFKQVAVVFGAAWNGRKYSIKSASALRAFIRLAPDIVRHLDQQHADLADFRAIGRIIAPWGRRIGDLRFETDGAWKRSGSTVDQLVKELRLALQYPEGSIG from the coding sequence ATGATTTCCGTCGCCGCACTCCGGATGCAGCAATTTGGCGTCCAATTCTATCAGGCTTCGCTGACCGCGAAGGACATCGACAAGCTCGTACGCTTCGAGGTCCTGAGCTATGGCGATCAGGGCGCATCGGGCGTCCGCGGAAACGCCAGGCAGTCCAAGGTCCGGTGGGACTTTCTGGAGCGCCGAATCGCCTCGAGCGACAAGGCCTACCAGCGCCAAATCATCCGGAAGAAGATCGACGAGCTGGTGGGGTACTACGACCAGTGCCGCCAGGCACGCGACCTTCCGTCCATCCCAGGCGCCGTCATCATCTCGTGCGACGAGGCGCTCAAGTTCGACGCCATGCCGGGCGAACCGTCGCTGGGCATCCTCAAGGTGCCTGAGCGCGAAGGCATTCTGCGCGCGATCGACGGCCAGCATCGCCTGCTCGCGCTCCACGCGGGCATCGAGCACTTTGGCGACGAGTCCTTCACGGTGCCGGCGATCATCTTTGACCGTCTCCCCGAAGACCACGTCGTCCAGATGTTTGTCACGATCAACGCGAAACACACGCGACTCAACCCGTCGCACCTGGTGGCGCTTTCGGGGCGGCAGCTGTATCGCGATGAAAACCTCGCGGCCGCGCACGATGTGGTTCGCGCACTCAGCGAGCGGGAAGACTCGCCGCTGTTTGGTGAGATCAAGTTGCTGGGTGTGGGACATGGACGCGTGGCCCAGGCGCCGCTGGCGCAGGAACTCAAGAAGTTGTTCGGCGCTGAAGCGTTTGGCTCGGTCAAGAAGACCAATGAGTTCCGCGACGAAGCGACGCGCTTCTTTGTGAACTACTTCAAGCAGGTGGCCGTCGTGTTTGGCGCCGCCTGGAACGGCCGCAAGTACAGCATCAAGTCGGCCTCGGCGCTGCGCGCCTTCATCAGGCTTGCGCCAGATATCGTCAGGCACCTGGACCAGCAGCACGCCGACCTCGCGGACTTCCGCGCCATCGGCCGCATCATCGCCCCTTGGGGCCGCCGCATCGGCGACCTCCGGTTCGAAACCGACGGCGCCTGGAAGCGCTCGGGCTCGACAGTCGATCAGCTCGTGAAGGAACTCCGCCTCGCCCTGCAATATCCCGAAGGGTCTATCGGGTAG
- a CDS encoding ABC transporter permease, with protein sequence MKSQDHAATPSPWRESWADFLFESRRAAGSSARAGVVLGFLAALLRLSLASIPTGVPPMLNLRDDFRHAARRLWRTPLYAAFAAVTLAIGIAATTSLYSLLYFIVWRPDAVVNPERIVELRGDTVIAGRAGVPGRFSWADWQSLTEQQQSFSHVAGIHRIGVSILNNGVTDVAMGEGVTGDYFAMVGVGPLHGRVLNRADSAPDAPPVSVLSARLARAQFGDEAQAVGRTVKIGGQITEIVGVVTDNFFGIGVAFAPATLWLPLEQTRTLSPSPTPSAYFDPARRDLRWLTVRGRLRDEANLRMAAEEVSLIGQRVEAAFPSIGVSEGPRSGSPAGRYWRAEPVSAREADTFSSLGVAMMVGVTLVLLMVCSNLASLGLSRSAARQPEFAVRRALGASRWRLVREQLVECSLVVGLGAVLALWATRWFVTILHMDVPISRGMTLSLQPEVTWPVVAAAAGASILSMIFVGLGPAWRATSADIRPLIAQDGVTTRPRVRSQHLLVAAQVAGSAALLLLAVSIMNTVTRATRSPGVDVDRIAVATVSFYLSPRDGVEADRLRDDILRRVRQSPGVENVAASVGLPFGTFVDQGSFAASDLDLVSRDGGENAYLVFGTAGLMDTLGVPIVAGRAFSNDDVRERRPVIVLSETTARGVFGSTEVVGRPVWFKRSTPGTPGREAPQQLMVVGVSRDTDTFVMGSSRRHSEGSGAVFMPFSRDAREPMIIVARTTGDTAALAGVVRRTIREVDPGLVVDTAGAGWVVLSGPFLFLGALGWASTGLGVLTLVLVMTGLFGVLSALVTQQTREFGIRMALGGTPGDLLRLVVRQGLRPARDGLIIGIAIGVLSRIALGAILPSGLAVVDVFAFVVVPVVIVATAVASSIIPARRAASVDPNVALRQH encoded by the coding sequence GTGAAATCTCAGGATCACGCCGCCACACCGTCGCCGTGGCGCGAGTCGTGGGCGGACTTCCTGTTTGAGTCACGGCGCGCAGCCGGAAGCAGCGCTCGCGCGGGTGTTGTCCTCGGGTTCCTTGCCGCACTGCTGCGGCTGTCGCTTGCCTCAATCCCCACAGGAGTCCCGCCGATGCTTAACCTTCGAGACGATTTCAGGCACGCCGCCCGGCGTTTGTGGCGGACTCCGCTGTATGCCGCGTTCGCCGCAGTCACGCTCGCGATCGGTATCGCCGCCACCACGTCGCTCTATTCGCTCTTGTATTTCATCGTCTGGCGCCCTGACGCGGTCGTCAATCCGGAACGCATTGTCGAACTGAGGGGCGATACGGTGATCGCTGGCCGGGCGGGAGTGCCGGGGCGATTCTCGTGGGCGGACTGGCAGTCACTGACCGAACAGCAACAGAGCTTCAGTCACGTCGCGGGAATCCACCGCATCGGTGTCTCGATTCTCAACAACGGAGTCACAGACGTCGCCATGGGCGAAGGTGTGACGGGGGACTATTTCGCGATGGTCGGCGTCGGGCCGCTCCATGGCCGCGTACTCAACCGCGCGGATAGCGCGCCTGACGCACCGCCGGTCTCGGTGCTGTCGGCCCGCCTCGCGAGAGCCCAGTTCGGGGACGAAGCTCAGGCGGTGGGCCGCACGGTCAAGATAGGGGGCCAGATCACAGAGATTGTCGGCGTCGTCACCGACAACTTCTTTGGGATTGGGGTCGCGTTCGCTCCTGCAACGCTTTGGCTACCGCTCGAACAGACTCGCACCCTGTCACCGTCACCAACCCCATCGGCCTACTTCGATCCCGCACGCCGGGACCTGCGCTGGCTCACTGTTCGCGGGAGGCTGCGCGACGAGGCCAATCTGCGAATGGCGGCCGAGGAGGTATCGCTCATCGGTCAGCGTGTCGAGGCGGCGTTTCCCAGCATCGGAGTGTCGGAAGGCCCTCGGAGCGGCAGTCCCGCAGGCCGGTACTGGCGCGCAGAGCCGGTCAGTGCGCGAGAGGCCGACACGTTTTCAAGCCTCGGCGTCGCGATGATGGTGGGCGTGACGCTCGTACTGTTGATGGTGTGCTCGAACCTGGCCAGTCTGGGGCTGTCAAGAAGCGCGGCACGACAGCCTGAGTTCGCCGTGCGTCGCGCTCTAGGCGCTTCGCGATGGCGCCTCGTGCGCGAACAACTTGTTGAGTGTTCGCTTGTTGTTGGCCTTGGCGCGGTGCTGGCCTTATGGGCCACGCGGTGGTTTGTCACCATCTTGCACATGGACGTGCCCATCAGCCGAGGCATGACCCTTTCGCTGCAGCCCGAAGTGACCTGGCCGGTCGTCGCCGCTGCCGCAGGCGCCTCGATACTCTCGATGATCTTCGTGGGCCTCGGTCCAGCCTGGCGAGCCACGAGCGCGGACATTCGCCCGCTGATAGCCCAGGACGGGGTAACGACGCGGCCTCGCGTGCGGTCGCAGCACTTGCTCGTAGCCGCCCAGGTGGCTGGTTCGGCAGCGCTGCTGCTGTTGGCGGTCTCAATCATGAACACGGTGACGCGGGCGACCCGATCGCCAGGCGTGGACGTCGACCGAATCGCCGTTGCCACGGTCAGTTTCTACCTGAGTCCGCGTGACGGCGTGGAGGCCGATCGGCTGCGCGACGACATTCTGCGGCGGGTCCGCCAGTCGCCCGGCGTTGAGAATGTGGCCGCGTCCGTCGGATTGCCATTCGGTACGTTCGTCGATCAGGGAAGCTTCGCGGCCAGCGACCTGGACCTTGTGAGTCGCGACGGTGGAGAGAATGCGTATCTGGTCTTCGGCACTGCGGGCCTGATGGACACTCTTGGCGTCCCAATTGTCGCCGGGAGGGCGTTCTCAAACGATGACGTGCGCGAACGACGGCCAGTGATCGTCTTGAGCGAAACCACGGCGCGCGGGGTGTTTGGTTCCACCGAAGTTGTGGGCCGGCCCGTGTGGTTCAAGCGCAGCACACCGGGCACGCCGGGGAGAGAAGCCCCGCAGCAGTTGATGGTCGTGGGTGTTTCGCGCGATACCGACACCTTTGTGATGGGTTCCAGCCGGAGGCACTCCGAGGGTTCGGGTGCCGTGTTCATGCCATTCAGCCGGGATGCGCGCGAGCCAATGATCATCGTGGCCCGGACAACGGGCGATACTGCGGCGCTTGCAGGAGTCGTTCGTCGCACCATTCGCGAAGTGGATCCCGGGCTCGTCGTGGATACCGCAGGGGCTGGGTGGGTCGTACTCAGCGGCCCGTTCCTCTTCCTGGGCGCGCTGGGCTGGGCGTCAACCGGGCTCGGCGTGCTGACCTTGGTGCTTGTCATGACCGGATTGTTTGGTGTCCTGTCCGCGCTTGTCACTCAGCAGACCCGCGAATTCGGCATCCGCATGGCGTTGGGCGGCACCCCAGGTGACCTGCTGCGGCTCGTGGTCCGGCAGGGCCTTCGTCCGGCTCGTGACGGACTGATCATCGGCATTGCCATCGGTGTCCTGTCAAGGATCGCGTTGGGTGCGATCCTCCCGTCGGGCCTGGCGGTCGTCGATGTCTTTGCGTTTGTGGTCGTGCCCGTCGTGATCGTCGCCACCGCCGTGGCGTCAAGCATCATCCCCGCAAGGCGCGCCGCCAGCGTGGATCCCAATGTGGCGCTCCGGCAGCACTGA
- a CDS encoding DUF1624 domain-containing protein, producing MAVLFMIEWHVVDAWSTDASRQGGVFTALALIGGTAAPLFLFLAGLAIPFAAASQQRKGKSLRDAAWALQKRGWQVFLFAHIFRLQSFLGNPWARVDSIFKPDILNILGLGMVVTAWCWGRSDALKRRVAWLLVPAFILVVITPLSRVWWWPTLLHPRLEAYIRPNGGWGQFALFPWLAFVLVGCAVGVWIARSRPAADERRFHGQLAQAGAAIVIVGTIAAFVPSPFNSSFWTTSLSFFLIRTGVMTMALSGAWWWMSRANAHRWSPVVLFGQTSLFVYWVHVELAYGMFSAAWKRSLTLGETALAYLAFTALMLVAARWWAKRTERPWIPEHLRA from the coding sequence GTGGCCGTGTTGTTCATGATCGAGTGGCACGTGGTGGATGCGTGGAGCACCGATGCCTCACGACAAGGCGGCGTGTTCACGGCGCTGGCGCTCATCGGCGGCACGGCCGCGCCGCTGTTCCTGTTTCTCGCCGGCCTGGCCATTCCGTTTGCCGCCGCGTCGCAGCAGCGAAAAGGGAAGTCGCTGCGTGACGCCGCCTGGGCGCTGCAGAAACGCGGCTGGCAGGTCTTCCTGTTCGCGCACATCTTCCGGCTGCAGTCGTTCCTCGGCAATCCCTGGGCGCGCGTGGACAGCATCTTCAAGCCCGACATCCTCAACATCCTCGGCCTTGGCATGGTCGTCACCGCATGGTGCTGGGGACGCAGTGACGCGCTGAAACGGCGCGTGGCCTGGCTGTTGGTGCCGGCATTCATCCTGGTCGTGATCACGCCGCTCTCACGAGTCTGGTGGTGGCCCACCTTGCTGCACCCGCGGCTCGAGGCCTACATCAGGCCCAACGGCGGATGGGGCCAGTTCGCGCTCTTTCCCTGGTTGGCGTTTGTCCTGGTCGGCTGCGCGGTTGGCGTCTGGATCGCCCGCTCACGTCCTGCCGCCGACGAACGCCGCTTCCACGGCCAACTCGCTCAGGCCGGCGCCGCCATCGTCATCGTCGGCACCATCGCGGCGTTTGTGCCGTCGCCATTCAACTCCAGTTTCTGGACCACCTCGCTGTCCTTCTTCCTCATCAGGACCGGGGTGATGACGATGGCGTTGTCGGGAGCGTGGTGGTGGATGTCACGAGCGAACGCACACCGGTGGAGTCCGGTGGTGCTGTTCGGGCAGACGTCGCTCTTCGTCTACTGGGTGCACGTGGAGTTGGCGTACGGCATGTTCAGCGCCGCCTGGAAGCGATCGCTGACGCTCGGCGAAACGGCGCTCGCCTATCTCGCGTTCACCGCGCTCATGCTGGTGGCGGCGCGATGGTGGGCGAAGCGCACCGAGCGGCCCTGGATACCGGAGCACCTGCGGGCTTAA
- a CDS encoding PadR family transcriptional regulator — protein sequence MISDLEALVLDLLSAKAPTYGLDLVHASGGRLKRGSVYVTLGRMEQKGFVTSMVEERPGEGPPRRLYEPTALGLRALVAARLMEGDLPLGSKI from the coding sequence ATGATTTCTGACCTCGAAGCGCTGGTGCTCGACCTGTTGTCTGCGAAAGCCCCGACGTATGGGCTGGACCTCGTGCATGCCTCTGGCGGCCGCCTTAAGCGCGGCAGCGTGTACGTGACCCTGGGCCGCATGGAGCAGAAGGGCTTCGTGACCTCGATGGTGGAGGAGCGGCCCGGTGAGGGGCCGCCGAGGCGGCTGTACGAACCCACGGCATTGGGTTTGCGCGCGCTTGTTGCGGCGCGACTCATGGAAGGCGACCTGCCGTTGGGCTCGAAAATCTGA
- a CDS encoding ABC transporter permease — protein MKSSTPTPPRAAEALVRWLLRDEPWRDTTLGDLREELADISSREDRRRAHRWYWRETLNLFTDRIHDAWRRYRTRLAIQKDSSMRTLLSEIRVAARALWRQPLVSSVVVITLALGLGANAATFGMIDALMLRPFTIPNVDRLVVLAELSPDAPFPQEAVAPGNYVDFRRNPPAALARMTTVGWGDVNLSGTDQPERVQGSRVGADFFAMLGVTPAEGRFFAAPDEAEGAARTVVISDSLWKRRFGGTANIVGSTIRLSGEPHTVIGRAPAAFDFPNGSDLWTPAILTAEEQVDRKSKYLTVVGELAPGATLEQAQTQLTAQYQRLQQLAPDANRNFTLTVMTFTKAMVDFGLPTVLGLWQAAALLLLLIAGTNIANLLLARGAERQRELAVRLAIGAGRWRIVRQMLVESLVLAAAAIPAALLVAWGSIALLRGMMPAELIRFVTGWTTMGVTPRVVLVTSLAALVTALLFGLLPALQSSKPQLTSSLKDGGRSATAGMGRSRLRRGLVVAEIAIALPLLIASGLAAVAGHRMASGPQGYDPDNVVRLRLDLAGTAYPDDEARRQFTRQLLDEAHRVPGVTHVATTTVSPAATSNQRRQVVVDGRPDDPNGPAFINYRGVTAGFFDVLKIPILEGRAISAQDRDGTLQVAVVSQSLANLYWPGQSPIGKRVKLNPTHEEWVTIVGISGNVLDDWFNSRNAPTIYASVLQFPSTQVFVLARVQGDPDGSLTRLRGAVSRVDSNLPAFDTETMRKAIHTRTTGLRFVGQLMAAFGVLALVLSAAGIYSVMAHYVAQRRHEIGVRMALGATTRDVLKLTIGSGLKLAGFGITIGLGLGLALGRVIEGALFGVIALEPMLYVAITALLTTVALLATLLPARHAISVDPAGALRD, from the coding sequence ATGAAGTCGTCCACGCCCACGCCCCCGCGCGCCGCCGAAGCCCTTGTGCGATGGCTGCTGCGCGACGAACCGTGGCGCGACACCACGCTGGGCGACCTGCGCGAAGAACTCGCCGACATCAGTTCCCGTGAAGACCGGCGTCGCGCCCACCGGTGGTACTGGCGCGAAACGCTCAACCTGTTCACCGATCGCATTCACGATGCATGGCGGCGGTACCGGACCAGGCTCGCCATCCAGAAGGACTCCAGCATGCGCACTCTTCTCTCCGAAATTCGTGTCGCCGCCCGCGCACTCTGGCGCCAGCCGCTCGTCAGCAGCGTCGTCGTGATCACGCTCGCCCTCGGGTTGGGCGCCAACGCCGCCACGTTCGGGATGATCGACGCGCTAATGCTGCGTCCCTTCACCATCCCCAACGTCGACCGTCTGGTGGTGCTGGCGGAACTCTCGCCCGACGCGCCTTTCCCGCAGGAGGCCGTGGCGCCAGGGAACTACGTGGACTTCCGGCGCAATCCCCCGGCGGCGCTCGCCCGCATGACCACCGTCGGCTGGGGCGATGTGAACCTCTCGGGGACCGATCAGCCCGAACGCGTCCAGGGCTCACGCGTGGGCGCCGACTTCTTCGCAATGCTTGGCGTTACACCCGCTGAGGGCCGCTTCTTCGCCGCACCCGACGAGGCCGAGGGCGCGGCACGCACCGTGGTGATCAGCGACAGCCTCTGGAAGCGCCGGTTCGGCGGCACGGCGAACATCGTGGGCAGCACCATCCGGCTGAGCGGCGAACCACACACGGTCATCGGGCGCGCGCCGGCGGCATTCGACTTTCCGAACGGCAGCGATCTCTGGACTCCGGCCATTCTGACCGCTGAAGAACAGGTGGATCGAAAGTCCAAGTACCTGACGGTGGTCGGCGAGCTGGCCCCCGGCGCAACCCTTGAGCAGGCCCAGACGCAGCTGACCGCTCAGTATCAACGCCTGCAGCAGCTGGCACCCGATGCCAACAGGAACTTCACCCTCACGGTCATGACCTTCACCAAGGCCATGGTGGACTTCGGATTGCCGACCGTTCTGGGACTCTGGCAGGCGGCGGCGCTTCTCCTCCTGCTCATCGCCGGCACGAATATCGCCAACCTCCTGCTCGCCCGCGGCGCCGAGCGCCAGCGCGAACTCGCCGTGCGTCTTGCGATCGGCGCCGGCCGCTGGCGCATTGTGCGCCAGATGCTCGTCGAAAGCCTGGTGCTTGCAGCCGCAGCCATTCCCGCGGCGCTCCTGGTCGCGTGGGGTTCCATCGCACTTCTGCGCGGCATGATGCCCGCTGAACTGATTCGCTTTGTCACCGGATGGACCACGATGGGCGTGACGCCACGGGTGGTGCTCGTCACGTCGCTCGCGGCGCTGGTCACCGCGTTGCTGTTTGGCCTGCTCCCCGCGCTCCAATCATCGAAGCCGCAACTCACGTCGTCGCTCAAAGATGGAGGTCGATCGGCCACCGCGGGCATGGGCCGGAGCCGGCTGCGTCGCGGCCTGGTGGTGGCCGAAATTGCCATCGCGCTGCCGCTGCTCATTGCCTCAGGGCTTGCCGCCGTTGCCGGACACCGTATGGCCAGCGGCCCGCAGGGCTACGACCCCGACAACGTGGTCAGGCTCCGCCTCGATCTGGCCGGCACCGCGTATCCGGACGACGAGGCCCGGCGGCAGTTCACGCGACAGCTGCTTGATGAAGCGCACCGGGTTCCTGGCGTGACGCACGTCGCCACCACCACGGTGTCCCCGGCTGCGACTTCGAACCAGCGGCGTCAGGTGGTGGTGGACGGGCGGCCCGACGATCCGAACGGTCCGGCGTTCATCAACTACCGTGGCGTCACAGCCGGCTTCTTTGATGTCCTGAAGATTCCGATCCTCGAGGGCCGTGCGATCTCTGCGCAGGATCGCGACGGCACCCTGCAGGTGGCGGTGGTCAGCCAGTCGCTGGCGAACCTGTACTGGCCCGGCCAATCTCCCATCGGGAAGCGCGTGAAGCTGAACCCCACTCACGAGGAGTGGGTCACCATCGTCGGCATCTCGGGCAACGTCCTTGACGATTGGTTCAATTCGCGCAACGCACCAACCATCTATGCGTCGGTGCTGCAGTTCCCCAGCACCCAGGTCTTTGTCCTTGCGCGCGTGCAGGGCGACCCCGACGGGAGCCTGACCAGGTTGCGTGGCGCCGTATCCAGGGTCGACTCGAACCTGCCGGCGTTCGACACCGAGACGATGCGAAAGGCCATTCACACAAGAACGACGGGCCTTCGTTTTGTCGGCCAGTTGATGGCGGCCTTCGGTGTGCTCGCGCTGGTACTGTCAGCCGCGGGCATCTATTCGGTGATGGCGCACTATGTGGCGCAGCGGCGCCATGAAATCGGCGTCCGTATGGCGCTTGGCGCAACCACTCGTGACGTGTTGAAACTGACGATCGGCTCTGGACTGAAGCTCGCCGGGTTCGGCATCACGATCGGCCTGGGCCTGGGCCTGGCGCTCGGCCGCGTCATCGAAGGCGCGCTCTTCGGCGTCATCGCACTTGAACCGATGTTGTACGTGGCCATCACCGCACTGTTGACGACGGTCGCGTTGCTCGCGACGTTGCTGCCGGCGCGCCACGCCATCTCGGTGGATCCGGCAGGGGCGCTCCGCGACTAG
- a CDS encoding helix-turn-helix transcriptional regulator: MTASRTPTPSVGEFEHLLLLAVLQCQRDGTDAYTVPIRQLLIERTGRDVARGAVHTSLDRLEAKGLVTSAMGDPVAIRGGRARRYYTVTPLGLQAIRHAQAAVQTLSAGLDTLLADGPAMGARRNRSSRS; this comes from the coding sequence ATGACGGCTTCGCGCACCCCGACTCCCTCCGTCGGCGAGTTTGAGCACCTGCTCCTGCTCGCCGTCCTCCAATGCCAGAGGGACGGCACCGACGCCTACACGGTCCCCATTCGGCAATTGCTCATCGAGCGCACCGGTCGCGACGTGGCCCGGGGCGCAGTGCACACATCGCTCGACCGTCTCGAAGCCAAGGGCCTCGTCACCTCCGCGATGGGTGACCCTGTTGCCATTCGGGGTGGTCGCGCACGCCGGTATTACACGGTCACGCCGCTCGGCCTGCAGGCCATCAGGCATGCGCAGGCCGCCGTCCAGACGCTCTCGGCCGGCCTCGATACCCTGCTAGCCGACGGCCCGGCGATGGGCGCCCGTCGAAACAGGTCTTCCCGGTCCTGA
- a CDS encoding OsmC family protein: MSSLSLDWKGDLTFVNSPGSPAIHLESSTPGVSSPVHALAYAAMACMAMDLVHILKKGRHELKGLSVHFDGERAADYPKRYTAMHLRFDVTGDIPEDAVERALALSHEKYCSVSNSIRADIDFKTSFTVTK, translated from the coding sequence ATGTCTTCCCTCTCGCTCGACTGGAAAGGTGATCTCACGTTCGTCAACAGTCCCGGTTCGCCGGCCATCCATCTGGAAAGCAGCACGCCGGGTGTGTCATCCCCGGTTCACGCCCTGGCGTACGCCGCGATGGCGTGTATGGCCATGGATCTGGTGCACATCCTCAAGAAGGGGCGCCACGAGTTGAAGGGGCTGTCGGTGCATTTCGACGGCGAGCGCGCCGCCGACTACCCGAAGCGTTACACCGCCATGCACCTGCGGTTTGATGTCACAGGCGACATTCCCGAAGACGCCGTCGAGCGCGCCCTGGCGCTCTCGCACGAGAAGTACTGCTCGGTGTCCAATTCCATCCGCGCCGACATCGACTTCAAGACTTCGTTCACGGTTACGAAATAA
- a CDS encoding transcriptional regulator, with amino-acid sequence MPTSKDAPFERLVAADKLVHEPARLAVLTALSACESADFVFLQRLTGLQPGNLSQHLAKLEEAGLVTLAKAFLSKYPQTTVRITVTGRKALTEHWKRLDALKQEVQSWPSPRGVHLRASALTRRETEG; translated from the coding sequence ATGCCCACGTCTAAAGACGCGCCGTTCGAACGGCTGGTGGCCGCGGACAAGTTGGTGCACGAGCCGGCCCGGCTCGCCGTGCTCACTGCGCTCTCGGCGTGTGAATCAGCGGACTTCGTGTTTCTCCAGCGCCTGACAGGCCTGCAGCCCGGCAATCTCTCGCAGCACCTGGCCAAACTCGAGGAGGCAGGCCTCGTCACGCTCGCCAAGGCCTTCCTCAGCAAATATCCTCAGACAACGGTCCGGATTACGGTGACGGGCCGGAAGGCTCTGACCGAGCACTGGAAGCGGCTGGACGCGTTGAAGCAGGAAGTGCAGTCGTGGCCGAGCCCGCGCGGGGTGCATCTACGGGCAAGCGCACTGACTCGACGCGAGACGGAAGGGTAG